In the genome of Arachis hypogaea cultivar Tifrunner chromosome 9, arahy.Tifrunner.gnm2.J5K5, whole genome shotgun sequence, the window AAagcatttaatattttcccaTAATTGGACCAGAAAAAAGGTATGTAAAAGCCaggaaataaaagataaataaagataCCAGTGAGTCCTAAGTGGAATTCCGAATTCTATTGCTACGATCTTAACAAACTCGAGCATACAACCCGAAGTAACAAGCAATACGCTCAACAATGCTCCCACAATCATCAATGTTTAACGTCCGAAAAAATTATTGTAGCCAAATGAAGGCGCATCAAAGTTATTTTGATAGTTCAATAGATGGCATCAAATTAAACCAATGGGGTTAAGAGGGGCTTTCCGAGGAAGTGAGCCTCCAGATTGTCAAGGACAAGGTCAGCCATTGCAGTCCGAGTTTCAACTGTGGCGCTTCCAACATGAGGCAGCAAAACAACATTTTCAAGCCCAAACAGCTCTTCGGGGACATGAGGCTCTTTCTCGAACACATCTAGCCCAGCTCCTCCTAGGCGACCTTCAAGCAGTGCAGACACCAGCTCCGGCTCATCAACGTGCTTGCCTCGCCCAATGTTGATCAGAACACCCTTTGGACCGAGAGCATTTATCACCTCCCGGTTGATTATGTGATGTGTTTCCGGCGTAAGAGGGCAGGCAACAACCAGTACATCACAGTTGGAGGCTAATTCAACAACACTTGGATAGTACTTGTACTTCGAATCTGGTTTTTCATTTCTGGAGTAATAACATATTGAACAGTCGAATCCTTCAGCTCTCTTGGCAACTGCTGCGCCAATCCTTCCCAACCCAAGAATGCCGAGGGTTTTGCCAGAGAACTGCAAGGGTAATAttatacaaataaatataaatttgccATTGCAAAAGCAAATGGGATCCCAAAAGAGTATGTGTGCACGTATAAAACAAATTATAATGTGATGATGATAGATCGTTCGGGTCTTATTTTCTAAGACCACTATGAATAGTACAAATTGTTAGGCAGTCTGTTTACGGTGCTCAGACAAAAAAATGAATGGATGAGAAAAATTATCCTCATGGCAAAAGAAATCTCAGATTAACGAGATTATTTTATCTCATCATCACAGCACCTTCTCCTATTTATAGTTTCAATTCAAAAATGTAAGTAAATAACAAACAAGTAAGATATAACTGTTTACATATACATGAGAATGATGAGATTAATGGAGACGGAGAGAACAATATATGAagaataatagaataaaaggTGCTCAGAAGAATGAATGGATAGAATTGTTCTCCTCATAGCAAAAGAAATCTCAGATTAACGAGATTATTTCATATCATCATCACAGCACCTTCTATTCACTATTTCACTTCAAAATGGAAAACAAACAAACTAGTAACGTTTAAATGTTTACATATTGTCATCtacatatgtgtgtgtgtgtgtttgagagagagagagagagagagagagagagagagagagagaagcaaaTTGGTTTCTTATATATTCTTCATTCGGTGTCGTCATTGCTAGGATAGGCGAGCTTGTATCTTTAGCAGAGATGACGATAATGATTAATGAAGGAGTTATAAATTATAATACCAGAACACTTCAAAGTTACACGTTTAATAGCCCCCGCCACGAACCATAGCTCGTGTTAGGCGGCGCTGCAGCTTGAAGATTTAGGGttttttatccttgttcgttTTATGGCTCTCTTTTTCTTTGGGTCAGAGtaaatctgttttttttttgtcttgagAGGAATTCTTTTATAATTGGACTAAACTTTTGGGCTCACAGTTAATGATGTGGATTAAGTCCTTCACCCCTACCCCTCAAAATTCTTTATTGGGCTTCTTCCTTTATTGGGTCTATCATTAAGCAGATTGGAAGGCAAAGGAGAGTATCACTATGCACCCAGGGTTTCACTTTGCTGACAACCCCACCCCTGTAGTGCTCAGATAAATTTTAGGGGATGATTTTAGTGGGGCTACCTTACACCGATATGTGTAATTCTTTTGCTCTCTCTTTCTGGGAGTTAACCCCGTTtgcttacaaaaataaaattaaattcttagttAGTATTCTCAAATTTTCCAAGGCTAAACTTCACTTGAACTTTTGTCTTTTGCCTTTCGGCCATATGCAAATACTTTGAGACATACCAAGAGAAAGAAACTGAAAACCATGTAGGACAACAAACAGCAACCGTTTCAAAGAATGAAGAATTGTAGACCCTTTTGTGAGACTAAACTTATTCCATTAGTTAAATACTTTTATTGCCAAGTATGAAAGACTAGTAGCACAAAGCCACAAACAAATCTAGTGAGGGTTGTTTGGGGAAGGCATTAAGAGGACAATTCAGTAATATGCCCGGGGCTGTGATACTTGTCAAAAGAAACAAGTATCATAACACTTTCACCTGGAGGCCTCTAGCATCCCCTCTCCATTCCGTCTCAAGTTGGACTAATATCTCTATGGACTTCAACGGAAAGCATGCGATGGGGGGTTGATATCCTCCTCGTAGAGGTAGAGATAGGCTCGCGGAATATGAACATTTCATAGCCTTGTATCACTCTTTTAGTGCCAAGGATGTAGTATCACTACATGAGTTCCCCAAATCTATCATTTCAAAGATGTCTAGGTTGGCTGAGACTACTTTGAAGCACAGCACAGCCTACAATCCTCAAATGGAATGCCACACCAAAGAGGCGAACAACTTTTTGGAAGCTTATTGGGGTGTTTCACTTATAGAAGCCTAGAC includes:
- the LOC112709892 gene encoding glyoxylate/hydroxypyruvate/pyruvate reductase 2KGR, giving the protein MGSISVLLVGKVLPYLEQELDKRYNLFRGIDPSQRAAVLRDHASSIRAVVASSSGGPDAALIEALPKLEIVSSFSVGVDRIDLQKCKEKGVRVTNTPDVLTDEVADLTIGLILAVLRRICECDRYVRSGNWKKGDYKLTTKFSGKTLGILGLGRIGAAVAKRAEGFDCSICYYSRNEKPDSKYKYYPSVVELASNCDVLVVACPLTPETHHIINREVINALGPKGVLINIGRGKHVDEPELVSALLEGRLGGAGLDVFEKEPHVPEELFGLENVVLLPHVGSATVETRTAMADLVLDNLEAHFLGKPLLTPLV